The genomic stretch TGAGCAGCCAGCCGATGGTCGGCACCACGTTTAGTTTCACACTGCCATTGGCCAGCGAAGAGGAAATCCAAGCAACTCAAACCTTAGTGGCGCGCGGGCACTTTCAAATTCCTGAGATTAATTTGGAAAATGGCGACGACTTATCGCTACCAGAGAATCCTGATGGCCCACTGCTTTACGTCGCAGATGATGAACCCGTTAACTTGCGAGTACTGGAAAGCTTCTTGCGCCTAGAAGGATACCGCGTTCGTACCGTTTCAGATGGCCCAGAAACGCTGGCTCTGGTTGAACAAGAAAAGCCAGAACTGCTGTTACTCGACATTATGATGCCCGGCATGAGCGGCTACCAAGTATGTAGTGAACTACGTGAAACCTATGATCATGCTGAGCTACCGATCATTATGCTCACCGCTCTCAGCCAAACAGAAGACCGTGTGAGAGGCTTTGAAGCAGGCGCGAATGACTACTTATCGAAGCCATTCAACAAACAAGAGTTGGCGGCACGTATCCAAGCGCATTTAACAGCAAGTAAAGCGGAAATGCGCCATATGGAAAACAAAGTGCTGGAGTCAGAGCTTAGACAGCGAGCTGTCGTCGAAGCAAGCCTTCTTGAAACTCAAGGTCGTTTGTTGGAACAGCTAGAATCTGCACCGGAAGCTATTATTTGTCTGCGAGAAGATCAGCGTATTCGTTTTGCCAACGAAGCGGCTTGTAAGCTATTCAAACGCAGTTTAGAGCAACTTAAACGCTCATCAGCTGACGAACTGATCGCACCAAAATATTTGACGGTGAAGCAGCCTCATTATTGCGGCAAGATTGATATCTACATCGAGGATATTCGTCAAAACATTGAAGCCGACATTCTAAAACTGCCAGAAGGCTCTGGCTTAGATGTGATGTACATCTTTAATGTCGGTGGTGGAGCTAACGCCGCGCGTATTCATAACCTAGAAACTGCGGTAGAAGTACTCTCAAGTTATGCATTCGATGGTGATAGAGACCAGTTGCAGAAACTCAAAGAGCTTGGTGGCGAGTTTACTCGTTTGGCTGATAAGGCTTTGGGCAACAAAAAAGATAAGCAAGATTTGATGCGTGAAGTGTTGGTCGATGCCATGACGCATGCATTGGACTATTGGGAGTCTGTTACGGGTGAAAGTAAATTTGCGTTTGCCGAACAAAGTGGACTGTGGCGCGTCTACCTCGACCGAAGCACACTGCAAACCCGCACGCTCGATAAATACATGCGTATTGAAACTCTGCCTAAAACACCGCGCTGGAGAACGGTTCTGAGTTCGATTGAGTTTATTCTTGAACACTGTAAAGAACAGAGCCCTGAACGTGCTTACATCGAAGCGCAGCGCGATAAATTGCAAAGACTGCTCACTAGCTAAACCTCTCATAAAATACAAGCCTCGCTCAATGCGGGGCTTTTTATACCTATTATTTTCTGCCTATGGGTGGTACGCACTCTCACCTTTCAAAAAACAAAATGCATGACATGTAAACGGTGAATGTATGCTCCTATGCACTCAACGAACTAGTACGAGCTGACATTTTCACAAACACCATTAATCTTAGCGACGGCCTCAAGCACTCTTCTTAATTGAGCTAATTTCCTAGCAGCTTCGACGGAACTCTCCTCTTCTTTAAACGAAAAAACACCGTAGTTAAAAAGTGTTGTATTGCACTATTTATCAATCCGCCATTCTTCTTTGATAAATGGGAAATTAGACTTCATTTTTCTTGTAAAAAAAGCATAATCCCCCCCCCTTAATTTCGCTGGTAAAAAAGACGATTTTTCATATTCCAAACGGAAATTGACCAACAATTGACAGAGATTGCGAAGTCAATCACAACAGAACGGCAGATTAAATTTCACCTGATTAATTAACGCTTTCAGCGCATGTGAGCTAGATCTCCGAACCTTAGATAGACAGAAAGAACCCTTTAAACACTTACACCTAAACGTTAGCATCCACTAACACACAAACAAAACACGGATATAAACTGCGACACATATCAATGTTCACTTTTCAACCAAGAACGAGCTAAAAGCAAACAAAATGACGTTTATGACGTGGGCGGGTGTGTTTTTAACGTTTTTAACGGGAATCGAGTTTGATTATTTTATGGATAAGGTGTTTTCTTACTCCTGCCTAAGGCCTACAGGCCACTCTTAACGAGACTTAATGTGAAAAGCGTAAGTAACGAAAAACGAAGAGGTAGGTCTTGGAGAGTGTTTATCAATTGATGACATTCAATTCCATTTAGTGAAATGAAAGCAAATAGTAAGGAACAGCTATGCTTGCCAATATTAAAAAAACAGCACTAGCAACAGCAATTATTGCAACAGCTACTACAGGTTTTGCATCGGTAGCTACTGCGGCTGAACGCAGTGAACTGACTATCCACCCTAAAGAGTTTACAACTTTCGTTCGTAACTTTAACCCTTTCTTGGGTGCAACTAACTTGCACACAACAACCGACTTCATCTACGAGCCACTAGTTGTTTTCAACGAAATGCACGGTAACACTCCGGTATTCCGTCTAGCTGAAAACTTCAAAATGGCTGACGACCTAATGAGCGTAACTTTCGATATCCGTAAAGGCGTGAAATGGTCTGATGGTCAAGCATTCACTGCTGACGACGTTGTTTACTCTTTCAACCTAGTAAAAGAGAAACCTGAGCTAGACCAGTCAGGCATCAACTCTTGGGTTACTGGTGTTGAGAAAGTTAACGACTACCAAGTTAAATTCCGTCTAAGCGAAGCAAACTCTAACGTTCCTTACGAAATTGCTAAAGTACCAGTTGTACCTAAGCACGTATGGAGCAAAGTGAAAGATCCAGCAACGTTTACTAACGAAAATCCTGTAGGTTCAGGCCCATTCACAGTGATCGATACGTTCACTCCACAATTGTACATCCAATGTCAAAACCCGAACTACTGGGATGCTGACAACCTAGATGTTGACTGTCTACGTGTACCTCAAATCGCAAACAACGACCAATTCCTAGGTAAGATTGTTAACGGCGAGATGGACTGGACTTCTTCATTCGTTCCTGACATTGACCGTACTTACGCTGCAGCAAGCCCGAACCATCACTACTGGTACCCGCCAGCAGGTACTCAAGCGTTCGTAGTGAACTTCAAAAACCCAGACGCTGCTAAGAACGAAGCACTAACAAACGTTGACTTCCGTCGCGCGTTCTCTATGGCGCTTGACCGTCAAACTATCATCGACATCGCATTCTACGGTGGCGGTACAGTGAACGACTTCGCATCTGGCCTTGGCTACGCATTCGAAGCTTGGTCTGACGAAGCAACTCACAACAAGTACAAAGGCTACAACACGTACAACGTTGAAGGTGCTAAGAAACTTCTAGCGAAAGCTGGCTTCAAAGACGTGAACAAAGATGGCTTCGTAGACACACCATCAGGTAAGTCTTTTGAGCTTCTAATTCAATCGCCAAACGGTTGGACGGACTTCAACAACACCGTACAACTAGCGGTTGAGCAACTAGCTGAAGTTGGTATTAAAGCACGTGCTCGTACTCCAGACTTCTCTGTGTACAACCAAGCAATGCTAGAAGGTACTTACGACGTTGCTTACACCAACTACTTCCACGGTGCAGATCCACACTTGTACTGGGATAGCGGTTACAACTCGAAGCTACAATCTGGCGATGGTATGCCTCGTTTCGCGATGCACTTCTACAAGAATGACAAGCTAGACAGTCTACTTAACAGCTTCTACAAAACAGCTGATAAGCAAGAGCAGCTAGAAATCGCTCATGGTATCCAGCAAATCATCGCTCAGGATCAAGTTACTATCCCTGTGTTGTCTGGCGCTTACATGTACCAATACAACACAACTCGCTTCACTGGTTGGTGGAACGAAGAAAATCCTAAGGGCCGTCCAAACATTTGGGCTGGTATCCCAGAGCGTCTACTTCACGTACTGGACCTAAAACCAGTTAAATAAGTAGAAGTTCATTTCTCGCGGCACACATCCCGTGTGCCGCCTATAAAAATCCCCTAATAACGAAACCAATATGTGGCGCTCGTCGTCAGGGGATTTTTCGCTCTAAATTTCGCTAGGGGCGACCTGAAACCAGAAACAGGGAAAAAATCTGGGTGAGTAAGGTGTGAGTTATGGGTTATTTTTTAAGACGTTTGTCGTTCTATCTTGTCGCGCTCTTAGTTGCGGCGACGTTAAACTTTATTATTCCGCGAGCAATGCCTGGTGACCCAGTTACCATGATGTTTGCGAACGCTTCAGTACAGGTAACGCCAGAGCGAATCGCAGCAATGAAAGAATTGCTAGGTTTCGTTGATGGTCCTATTTACATCCAATACCTGTCCTACATTAAAAACATTCTAAGCTGGGAGCTAGGTACTTCAATTCAGTTCTATCCGCTTTCAGTAAACTCTCTACTTGGCAGTGCATTTGGCTGGTCTCTGTTCCTAGCTGGTACAGCGGTTGTACTTTCTTTCTCAATCGCATCAGTTCTTGGCATCTTCGCCGCTTGGAAACGTGGTAGTCGTTACGATGCCTTCGTAACACCAGGCACACTGATCATCCAAGCTATCCCACAAATGGTTATCGCAATGCTAGCGCTGTTTACCTTTTCAATTGGCTTGAAATGGTTCCCATCTGGCTACGCTTATACACCAGGCACCGTGCCAGATTGGTCAAGCTGGGCATTCATTAAAGACGTTGGTTACCACGCGGTACTGCCTCTATTTTGTGCAACGATTGTTCAAATCGGTGGCTTCCTAGTAAACATGCGTAACAACATGATCAACCTTCTAGCTGAAGACTACATCACTATGGCTAAAGGTAAGGGTCTAAGCGAAAACCGTGTGGTATTTAACTACGCCGCTCGTAACGCCTTACTTCCAAGTGTGACTGCACTTTCAATGTCTCTAGGTATGGCAATCGGTGGTCAGTTGATTATCGAAATGATCTTCAACTACCCAGGCCTAGGTACTGTTCTACTGAACGCTATCCACGCACGTGACTACCAAGTACTTCAAGGTCAGCTAATTATCATGACGATGTTCATGCTGTGCTTCAACTTAATGGCTGACATGCTGTACATGATTCTAGACCCTCGCCTACGCAAGGGAGGCAAATAATCATGAAAAACTTATTCAAACTGATTTTAGGCAACTCGTTCGCACGTATTGGTTTAGCCATTATCACGATCTTCATCTTCGTTGCAGTGGCAGCACCATTAATTACAAAACACGCACCAGACAAGCGTACTGGTAATCCTCATGAGTACCCAAGCTTTGTTGTGAAACAAGCGCAAAGTAGCCCTGATGGATGGGTGGCTAAGAACCTAGCAGACGATCGTCGCACGCTGATTATGTCTAAAAAAGCAGATCACGTGTTAGGTACTAGCCGTATGGGCCGCGACATCTGGTCACAAGTGGCTTACGGTGCTCGCGTATCACTAGGGGTAGGCTTTGGTGCTGGCATCATCGTGTGTTTCCTAGCTACGGTCATTGGTATCTCGGCAGGTTACTTCGGCGGTAAAGTGGATGACGTATTGAGTGCTGCAATGAACATCATGCTGGTAATTCCTCAATATCCATTGCTGTTTGTATTGGCGGCATTCATTGGCGAGGCAGGTCCTCTCACCATTGCCTTAATTATTGCAGGTACCTCTTGGGCTTGGGGCGCTCGTGTTGTTCGCTCGCAAACCATGGCACTGCGTGAGAAAGAGTTCGTTAAAGCAGCCGAAGTTTTGGGTGAATCTCCATTCCGCATCATCTTCGTTGAAATTCTGCCAAACCTAATTCCTATCGTAGGTGCAAGCTTCATCGGTTCAGTAATGCTGGCAATCAACACCGAAGCCGTTATCTCGTTCTTGGGTCTTGGCGACGCAAACACCATCAGCTGGGGCATCATGCTGTACAACGTACAAACATCTTCAGCAATGTTGATTGGCGCATGGTGGGAAGTACTCGCACCTTGTATTGCACTGACACTACTGGTTACTGGCCTTGCTCTGTTGAACTTTGCCGTTGACGAAATTGCGAACCCTCAGCTTCGTTCTCACAAAGGCATGAAACGCTGGAAAAAACTAGCAGCAAAAGACAAGAAAGAGCGTGAGCCTGAATTGGCACCGCAAAATGCACTATGGAGCGGAGATAAATAATCATGACTGCACCACTAATTTCTATCCGTAACCTATGCGTAGACTACATTACAGATGCGGGCGATGTCCGCGCCTGTAACAACGTAAGCTTTGATATTGCACCGGGCGAAGTCTTTGGTCTGGCTGGTGAATCAGGTTGTGGTAAATCAACCGTTGCTTTCTCGCTCATGCGCTTACATAAGCCGCCAGCGTTTATCACCGGAGGTGAAGTTATCTTCAATGGCGAAGACATCCTCCAATACAGTGATCAACGCATGCAATCATTCCGTTGGAGTGAAATGTCGATGGTATTCCAAAGTGCGATGAACGCGCTGAACCCAGTTCTCACTATGGAAGAACAGTTCTGTGACGTAATC from Vibrio parahaemolyticus encodes the following:
- a CDS encoding ABC transporter substrate-binding protein, which codes for MLANIKKTALATAIIATATTGFASVATAAERSELTIHPKEFTTFVRNFNPFLGATNLHTTTDFIYEPLVVFNEMHGNTPVFRLAENFKMADDLMSVTFDIRKGVKWSDGQAFTADDVVYSFNLVKEKPELDQSGINSWVTGVEKVNDYQVKFRLSEANSNVPYEIAKVPVVPKHVWSKVKDPATFTNENPVGSGPFTVIDTFTPQLYIQCQNPNYWDADNLDVDCLRVPQIANNDQFLGKIVNGEMDWTSSFVPDIDRTYAAASPNHHYWYPPAGTQAFVVNFKNPDAAKNEALTNVDFRRAFSMALDRQTIIDIAFYGGGTVNDFASGLGYAFEAWSDEATHNKYKGYNTYNVEGAKKLLAKAGFKDVNKDGFVDTPSGKSFELLIQSPNGWTDFNNTVQLAVEQLAEVGIKARARTPDFSVYNQAMLEGTYDVAYTNYFHGADPHLYWDSGYNSKLQSGDGMPRFAMHFYKNDKLDSLLNSFYKTADKQEQLEIAHGIQQIIAQDQVTIPVLSGAYMYQYNTTRFTGWWNEENPKGRPNIWAGIPERLLHVLDLKPVK
- a CDS encoding ABC transporter permease — its product is MGYFLRRLSFYLVALLVAATLNFIIPRAMPGDPVTMMFANASVQVTPERIAAMKELLGFVDGPIYIQYLSYIKNILSWELGTSIQFYPLSVNSLLGSAFGWSLFLAGTAVVLSFSIASVLGIFAAWKRGSRYDAFVTPGTLIIQAIPQMVIAMLALFTFSIGLKWFPSGYAYTPGTVPDWSSWAFIKDVGYHAVLPLFCATIVQIGGFLVNMRNNMINLLAEDYITMAKGKGLSENRVVFNYAARNALLPSVTALSMSLGMAIGGQLIIEMIFNYPGLGTVLLNAIHARDYQVLQGQLIIMTMFMLCFNLMADMLYMILDPRLRKGGK
- a CDS encoding ABC transporter permease → MKNLFKLILGNSFARIGLAIITIFIFVAVAAPLITKHAPDKRTGNPHEYPSFVVKQAQSSPDGWVAKNLADDRRTLIMSKKADHVLGTSRMGRDIWSQVAYGARVSLGVGFGAGIIVCFLATVIGISAGYFGGKVDDVLSAAMNIMLVIPQYPLLFVLAAFIGEAGPLTIALIIAGTSWAWGARVVRSQTMALREKEFVKAAEVLGESPFRIIFVEILPNLIPIVGASFIGSVMLAINTEAVISFLGLGDANTISWGIMLYNVQTSSAMLIGAWWEVLAPCIALTLLVTGLALLNFAVDEIANPQLRSHKGMKRWKKLAAKDKKEREPELAPQNALWSGDK